One Chitinophaga sp. H8 DNA window includes the following coding sequences:
- the fabG gene encoding 3-oxoacyl-[acyl-carrier-protein] reductase, translating to MKLLDNKVAIVTGASRGIGEAIALKFAEQGAHVAFTYVSSDEKAKVLEEKLKALGVKAKAYKSNAGIYEDCETLVAEVLKEFGAVDICVNNAGISKDNLLLRMSPDQWDDVMDINLKSVYNMTKQVIRPMMKAKNGTIINMSSIIGMKGNAGQSSYAASKAGIIGFTKSIAQELGSRNIRCNAVAPGFVETDMTHYLKDGEGAKAYIDKIPLARFGSPEDIANVCLFLASDMSAYVTGQVISACGGLNT from the coding sequence ATGAAATTACTGGATAACAAAGTAGCGATTGTAACAGGGGCCAGCCGTGGAATTGGAGAGGCCATTGCTTTAAAGTTTGCTGAACAGGGTGCACATGTAGCTTTTACGTATGTTAGTTCTGATGAAAAGGCAAAAGTGCTGGAAGAAAAATTAAAAGCACTGGGCGTTAAGGCCAAAGCCTATAAATCCAATGCAGGCATCTATGAAGATTGCGAAACTTTGGTAGCCGAGGTTTTAAAAGAGTTTGGTGCAGTAGATATTTGTGTAAACAATGCCGGTATCTCTAAAGATAACCTGCTGTTACGCATGAGCCCGGACCAGTGGGATGATGTAATGGACATTAACCTGAAGAGTGTGTACAACATGACCAAACAGGTGATCCGTCCTATGATGAAAGCCAAGAATGGTACCATCATTAATATGAGTTCTATTATCGGAATGAAAGGCAATGCCGGCCAGAGCAGCTACGCTGCTTCTAAAGCAGGGATTATCGGATTTACAAAATCCATTGCCCAGGAGCTGGGTAGCCGTAATATCCGTTGCAATGCAGTAGCTCCCGGATTTGTGGAAACAGATATGACGCATTACCTGAAAGACGGAGAAGGCGCCAAGGCCTATATCGATAAAATTCCTTTGGCCCGTTTTGGCTCACCGGAAGATATCGCAAATGTATGTTTGTTCCTGGCGTCTGATATGAGCGCATATGTAACCGGTCAGGTAATCAGCGCCTGCGGTGGATTAAACACATAA
- a CDS encoding GH3 auxin-responsive promoter family protein, with protein MRILSPAISQLARLRMGRIAYFMQYPVQVQQQVFQNLISGGQYTEFGKQHGFSKIYKIDEYKQRVPVHTYETIRPYIQRIMEGQQNVLWNTPIKWFAKSSGTTADKSKFIPVSVESLDECHYRSGRDVLSLYYNNFPDSDLLTGKSLVIGGSHQVNKLSEDSDSYYGDLSAIMLQNMPFYGNMIRTPDLSIALMDEWEEKIERMANAVIHENVTSIAGVPTWTIVLIKRIFELTGTDNLADVWPDLELYMHGGVSFTPYREQFKKLIRKPIMFYQETYNASEGFFAAQDVIGEEGLLLFLNHGIFYEFMPMEELGKENPHTLQLQEVELGKNYALVISTNGGLWRYMVGDTIQFVSLSPFRIKVSGRTKSFINAFGEEVIVENSDQAIAKACEATGAVVNDYTAAPVYFSDAGNGSHEWLVEFEVAPDDLNKFITVLDQTLKVINSDYEAKRHKDIALRMPTVHVLASGTFCEWLKSKGKLGGQHKVPRLNNDRQYVEEILKFIASTK; from the coding sequence ATGAGAATTTTAAGTCCTGCAATATCACAATTGGCCAGATTACGGATGGGGCGCATAGCTTATTTTATGCAGTATCCCGTTCAGGTGCAGCAGCAGGTATTTCAAAACCTTATCAGCGGCGGACAGTATACAGAATTTGGTAAACAGCATGGCTTTTCCAAAATTTATAAGATAGACGAATATAAACAGCGGGTACCGGTACACACTTACGAAACCATCCGTCCTTATATCCAAAGGATCATGGAAGGACAACAGAATGTTTTGTGGAATACTCCCATAAAATGGTTTGCTAAATCCAGTGGTACCACCGCCGATAAAAGCAAGTTCATCCCCGTGTCTGTAGAAAGTCTGGATGAATGTCATTACCGCTCCGGCAGGGATGTGCTTTCGCTGTACTACAATAATTTCCCCGATTCTGACCTGCTTACCGGCAAATCGCTGGTAATCGGTGGCAGCCACCAGGTAAATAAGTTGTCGGAAGACAGTGATTCCTACTATGGCGACCTCAGCGCTATCATGCTGCAGAATATGCCCTTCTATGGCAATATGATCCGTACGCCCGACCTTTCTATTGCCCTGATGGACGAATGGGAAGAGAAGATTGAACGGATGGCCAATGCCGTGATCCATGAAAATGTAACTTCTATTGCAGGGGTACCTACCTGGACCATCGTGCTGATCAAACGCATCTTTGAACTTACCGGCACAGATAACCTGGCAGACGTATGGCCCGACCTGGAACTGTATATGCACGGAGGGGTGAGTTTTACACCCTACCGGGAGCAGTTTAAAAAACTGATCCGCAAGCCTATCATGTTTTACCAGGAAACCTACAACGCTTCCGAAGGCTTTTTTGCAGCACAGGATGTGATAGGTGAAGAAGGATTGTTGTTATTCCTCAACCATGGCATCTTCTATGAATTTATGCCTATGGAAGAGCTGGGGAAAGAAAATCCACATACCCTGCAGCTGCAGGAAGTGGAACTGGGTAAGAACTATGCATTGGTGATCAGCACTAATGGTGGATTATGGCGTTATATGGTAGGGGATACCATACAATTTGTATCCCTCTCCCCCTTCCGTATCAAAGTAAGCGGCCGTACCAAATCATTTATCAATGCTTTTGGAGAAGAGGTGATTGTAGAAAATTCTGATCAGGCTATTGCAAAGGCATGTGAAGCTACCGGAGCTGTGGTGAATGATTATACCGCCGCACCGGTATATTTCAGTGATGCCGGTAATGGCAGTCATGAATGGTTGGTAGAATTTGAAGTAGCACCGGATGATCTTAATAAATTCATTACCGTACTTGACCAGACCTTGAAAGTAATCAACTCGGATTACGAGGCCAAGCGGCATAAAGATATAGCCCTGCGTATGCCAACAGTACATGTACTGGCCAGCGGTACTTTTTGTGAATGGCTGAAAAGCAAAGGCAAGCTGGGGGGGCAGCATAAAGTGCCGCGCCTGAATAATGACCGGCAATATGTGGAGGAGATCCTTAAATTTATTGCGTCAACGAAATAA
- the lptB gene encoding LPS export ABC transporter ATP-binding protein — MQLRIHTDQLVKRYGNRTVVNHVSVEVSQGEIVGLLGPNGAGKTTTFYMVVGLIKPDEGQVYLGDVNISKLPMYKRAQMGIGYLPQEASVFRKLSVEDNIAAVLEMTKLKKAAQKEKLESLLHEFRLVHVRKSPGDVLSGGERRRTEIARALAVDPKFILLDEPFAGIDPIAVEDIQAIVAKLKYKNIGILITDHNVQETLSITDRAYLLFEGKILKSGSAEELAEDEQVRKVYLGQNFILRRKEFVDESATKQ, encoded by the coding sequence ATGCAATTAAGAATACATACAGATCAGCTGGTAAAGCGTTATGGCAACAGGACCGTGGTGAACCATGTGTCTGTAGAAGTATCGCAGGGAGAAATTGTAGGGTTGCTGGGGCCTAATGGTGCCGGAAAAACCACTACCTTTTATATGGTGGTAGGCCTCATTAAACCCGATGAGGGTCAGGTATACCTGGGTGATGTGAATATTTCCAAGCTGCCTATGTATAAGCGGGCACAGATGGGTATTGGCTACCTGCCCCAGGAAGCTTCTGTATTCCGGAAGCTGAGCGTGGAAGACAATATTGCGGCTGTGCTGGAGATGACCAAACTGAAAAAAGCAGCCCAAAAGGAGAAACTGGAGTCTTTACTCCATGAGTTCCGGCTGGTGCATGTACGTAAAAGTCCGGGGGATGTACTCAGCGGGGGAGAACGCCGCCGTACAGAGATCGCCCGCGCACTGGCAGTAGACCCCAAGTTTATTTTGCTGGATGAGCCTTTTGCGGGTATTGACCCCATCGCAGTGGAGGATATTCAGGCCATCGTGGCCAAACTCAAGTACAAGAACATCGGTATCCTGATTACGGACCATAACGTACAGGAAACATTATCTATCACGGACAGAGCTTATTTATTGTTTGAAGGTAAGATCCTGAAGTCAGGTTCTGCAGAAGAGCTGGCGGAAGATGAACAAGTGAGAAAAGTGTATCTTGGCCAGAATTTCATTTTGCGCCGTAAAGAGTTTGTGGACGAATCCGCTACTAAACAATAA
- the metF gene encoding methylenetetrahydrofolate reductase [NAD(P)H] codes for MKVTEHIAQAKDTLISFEILPPLKGKSIESIYDHLDPLMEFKPAFINVTYHRSEHMFKKKADGAFEKVEIRKRPGTVGICAAIMNHYNVDAVPHLICGGFSREETENALIDLNFLGVDNVLVLRGDAPKNESSFEPEPNGHRYAIDLLGQVSHMNNGIYLEEDLVGGLKTRFCIGVAGYPEKHFEAPNMQNDLEHLKHKVENGADYIVTQMFFDNQKFYDFVAKCREMGITVPIIPGLKPITSKKQLSVLPRTFHVDIPTEFSNEILKCKTDKEVEEVGTQWLIQQSKELKQFGVPVLHYYTLGKPKVIRTVVESLV; via the coding sequence ATGAAAGTAACGGAACATATTGCCCAGGCAAAAGACACCCTGATCTCCTTTGAGATATTACCCCCATTAAAAGGCAAAAGTATTGAGTCGATCTATGATCACCTGGATCCGCTGATGGAATTCAAGCCTGCTTTTATCAACGTTACTTATCACCGCAGTGAGCATATGTTCAAGAAAAAGGCAGATGGCGCCTTTGAAAAGGTAGAAATTCGCAAACGCCCCGGCACGGTGGGTATTTGTGCAGCTATCATGAACCATTATAATGTAGATGCCGTTCCTCACCTCATTTGTGGTGGTTTTAGCCGGGAAGAAACCGAGAATGCACTGATTGACCTGAACTTTCTGGGAGTAGATAATGTACTGGTATTGCGGGGGGACGCTCCTAAAAACGAGTCTTCCTTTGAACCGGAGCCTAATGGTCACCGCTATGCCATTGACCTGTTAGGACAGGTATCTCATATGAATAATGGTATCTACCTGGAAGAAGACCTGGTAGGTGGTTTAAAAACCCGGTTTTGTATCGGCGTGGCCGGATACCCGGAAAAACATTTTGAAGCACCTAACATGCAAAATGACCTGGAACACCTGAAACATAAAGTGGAAAACGGAGCAGATTATATCGTGACCCAAATGTTTTTTGACAACCAGAAATTCTATGACTTTGTAGCCAAATGCCGGGAAATGGGTATTACTGTACCTATCATACCAGGATTGAAGCCCATTACCAGCAAAAAACAGCTTTCTGTATTGCCGCGTACTTTCCATGTGGATATTCCTACGGAGTTTTCTAATGAAATACTGAAATGCAAAACAGATAAAGAAGTAGAGGAAGTAGGTACACAATGGCTGATACAGCAGTCTAAAGAACTTAAACAATTTGGAGTGCCTGTGCTGCACTATTATACCCTGGGCAAACCCAAGGTGATCAGAACAGTAGTAGAATCGCTGGTGTAA
- a CDS encoding porin family protein, giving the protein MKKNVLLVIALLGTLSTYAQVSFGVKAGFSSAKVKFDVDNAPAGFDPNEGMSRLPAWHAGLIADIQLADNFYLQPGLMASAKGVKSKFEETIEGTKVSMESKISLMYLEVPVNFLYKHELGSGKIFGGFGPYVAYGIGGKVKTKATGGGNSASEDYKVKFDGKKDADLPANDEDLHLKGLDAGGNFIVGYELKSGLLLSVNYSLGLVNTDPNDNSSSKNNYFGISLGYLLKKK; this is encoded by the coding sequence ATGAAAAAGAATGTATTGTTGGTTATTGCCCTCTTGGGCACCCTATCTACCTATGCCCAAGTGTCTTTTGGTGTTAAAGCTGGTTTCAGCAGTGCTAAAGTAAAATTTGATGTAGATAATGCACCTGCCGGTTTTGACCCAAATGAAGGAATGTCACGTTTACCAGCCTGGCATGCAGGCTTAATTGCGGATATACAGCTGGCGGACAATTTTTACCTGCAACCTGGATTGATGGCAAGTGCTAAGGGGGTAAAATCTAAGTTTGAAGAAACAATAGAAGGTACCAAGGTGTCAATGGAGTCTAAAATTTCTCTGATGTACCTGGAAGTACCGGTTAACTTTTTATACAAACATGAACTGGGAAGCGGCAAAATTTTTGGCGGTTTTGGCCCCTACGTGGCTTATGGTATAGGTGGAAAAGTAAAAACCAAAGCAACTGGTGGTGGAAATAGTGCCAGTGAAGATTACAAAGTGAAATTTGATGGCAAGAAAGATGCTGATCTGCCAGCCAATGACGAAGACCTGCACCTGAAAGGTCTGGATGCCGGTGGTAACTTCATCGTAGGTTACGAACTGAAAAGCGGTCTGTTGCTGAGCGTAAATTATAGCCTGGGTCTGGTAAACACCGATCCTAATGACAATTCCAGCAGCAAGAACAACTACTTCGGTATTAGCTTGGGCTACTTATTAAAAAAGAAATAA
- a CDS encoding porin family protein has translation MSNFTRLFFILMLCYATANAQVSMGIRGGYTIANLLFEEKSQPLTTSTPGQLNSAHADLLLNIPLRGGFYLQPVIRYVTKGANFQNNNSVKPVNVYLSATDRIKVHYLELPLNLVYKIPVGFGKITVGAGPYVAYGMTGRYNTAIEYNGQTIQKSYQNIEFRDGDQAAATNMRLRRWEGGANFMMGLEFNNMLMLGVNYSYGMSDLDRTHATTVKNRYLGISMGFLLNREDW, from the coding sequence ATGAGCAATTTTACACGATTGTTTTTTATTTTAATGTTATGTTATGCTACCGCCAATGCCCAGGTAAGTATGGGTATAAGAGGTGGATACACTATTGCCAATCTTCTTTTTGAAGAAAAAAGCCAGCCACTTACAACCAGTACGCCCGGTCAGCTGAACTCCGCTCATGCCGATCTGTTATTAAACATTCCACTGAGAGGCGGATTTTATTTGCAGCCGGTAATCCGGTATGTTACCAAAGGGGCTAATTTTCAGAATAATAATAGTGTTAAGCCAGTGAATGTTTACCTGTCGGCCACCGACAGGATAAAAGTGCATTACCTGGAACTACCGCTTAACCTGGTTTATAAAATCCCTGTAGGCTTTGGAAAGATAACAGTAGGGGCCGGGCCGTATGTAGCTTATGGCATGACAGGCAGATATAATACCGCTATTGAATACAATGGACAAACCATTCAAAAGTCATATCAGAATATTGAATTCAGAGATGGAGATCAGGCGGCAGCTACCAATATGCGGTTACGCAGATGGGAGGGTGGTGCCAATTTTATGATGGGACTGGAGTTCAATAACATGCTGATGCTGGGGGTTAATTACAGTTATGGAATGTCAGATCTGGACAGGACACACGCTACTACTGTCAAAAATCGCTACCTGGGTATTAGCATGGGCTTTTTGCTGAACCGGGAAGATTGGTAA